The Desulforegulaceae bacterium sequence ATTTTGTAAGATGTTATCCCTGCGAAAGACAACAGGCTTTTTTTGATGCACATATTCATGGCTTTGCATTTTTCGGGGGAGTATTTCCTGTTTTAATTTATGACAATCTTACAACAGCAGTTCAAAAGTAACCGCTCAATAAACCCCATCTTCAAAACTATAAAAAGACCATTTATAATACAAGCCATAACAACCACAAAAATAAAGGCTTGTAACAATGAAACCAAAATCAAATCGCTCAAATGCAGATTTAAAAAACTTTTGGAAGACCCATATATCAAAATGGGAGATATCCGGTCTGACTCAGGCAGAGTATTGCAGAATAAACAATCTTAAAAATACCAGATTTACTTACTGGAAATTAAAATTTAAAAAAGAAAATCTTCCGCTCTCTGTTGTAGAAATAAGCCAGGCTTCAATAAATAAGGTTTTTAATATTAATAAAAACTCAATCATAACTTTGCATTCAAAATCAGGTTTTCACCTGAATATTCCTGATGATTTTTCCAGCGATACTTTAAAACAAATTCTTTTGGTTTTAAAGGAGGTATAATGCTTGAACTTGCAGCAGTTTTAAGAGTGTACCTGGTTCTTGGGGCAACAGATATGAGAAAATCAATAAATGGCTTAAGTCTTCTGGTGTCAGAGTATTTTAATCTTGACCCGTTTTCAGGGCATATGTTTGTGTTTTCCAATAAAAAGAGAAATATAGTTAAAATTTTATACTGGGATACAAACGGTTTTTGTCTTTGGCATAAAAGACTTGAAAAAGATTTTTTTAAATGGCCGTCTTCAAAAGAAGAAGTAATTTCAGTAGGAAAAAAAGAACTTATCTGGCTTATTCAAGGTTTAAATATTCATCAGACAGATGCCCATAAAAAATTAAAATATAAGGCTGTTTTTTAAACAAAACAGTTGTAATTTCGACTGGTTATGATATATTTTTTTTATGACTGCTACAGATAAAAAACATATAGAAACCGCTGATAGAACAGAAGAATTGATAAAATCTTTTTTGCTTAAAGAAGAGAAATATCTTTCAGAAATTGATCTTTTGAAGGAACAGATAAAACTTCTTAAAGCAGCTCTTTTTGGTAAAAAAAGTGAAAAAAAGCCTGTTGAAAACGACAGGCAGCTCACTTTTTTTGATTCCATAAAAGTTCTGCCTGAAAATATATTATCAGATGATGAAGAAATAGAAATAAAACCGCACACAAGAAAAAAACGTGGTCGTAAACCCATACCTGATAATTTACCAAGAGTGGAAGTAATCCACGATATAGACGAAAAAGATAAAAAATGTGAATGCGGATGTATGAAAAGCTGTATTGGTCGCGAAGAGTCTGAACAGCTGGATATTATTCCTGCAAAAATAAGAGTCATAAAAAATGTCCGTTTAAAATATGCATGCAAAGCCTGTGAAGGTGTTGAAAGTAATGGCCCCACAGTTATTACAGCACAAATGCCTGAGCAGATTATTCAAAAATGTATTGGAACTCCAGGACTTATTGCACATGTTCTTATAGCAAAGTTTGTAGATGCTCTTCCTTTTTATCGACAGGAAAAACAGTTTTCAAGGATTGGAGTAAAAATCCCCAGAGCAACCATGTGCAATTGGGCCCAAAAAATTGCAGACAGTTTTGATCTCTTGCTGGAGATAATGAGAAAAGAAATTTTATCAGGGCCTTTAATCAATATTGACGAAACTACAGTTCAGGTTATTAAAGAACCTGGAAGGTCAAGTCAGACAAAATCATACATGTGGGTATTTCAAGGAGGTCCTCCTGAAAAAACGTGTATAATTTTTGAATATCATCCTACACGTTCAGGCGATGCTGCATCAAAGTTTGTTAAAAATTATAAAGGCGTTGTGCAAACAGATGGATATGCCGGCTATAATTTTTTAGATAAACTTGAACATATTATACATGCAGGCTGTTTTGCACATTCACGCCGTAAATTTTGTGAAGTAATAAAAGCTGCAGGCAAATCTAAAGGCGGAATTAAAAAAAAAGGCTATGCTGACCAGGCTATAAATTACATACGCAAGCTTTATAAAATTGAAAAAGAAGCAAAGCTGGAAAATATTACGGGTGATGCTCTTTATAAATTAAGACAGGAAAAAACAAAACCTGTTCTGTCAGAATTTAAAGAATGGCTTGATGCTGTTTCCAAAATAACTCCGCCCACCGGACTGCTTGGAAAAGCAGTTAATTATACCTTAAATCAGTGGCACCGCCTTATTGCATATGCAGATACAAGCTGTGCTTCTCCTGACAATAATCTTGCAGAAAATGCTGTCCGTCCATTTGTTTTGGGCCGTAAAAACTGGCTTTTTTCCTATACTCCTGAAGGAGCATCTGCAAGTGCTGCATTATACAACATTATTGAAACTGCAAAAGCAAACAATATTGAGCCCTACTGGTATCTTCGCCATCTGCTGGAAAAACTTCCTGATGCACTTCATGAAGAAGATTATAAAGCTCTTCTTCCTCAATACATTAACAAAAATGTATTACCGGATATAAATTCTATTTCATAAATTTTTGGGTTTGAATAGATGGGGTTTATTGAGTGCTTACACCTAAAGTATAAACCTCGCAGGTTCCCAGGCTTTGATTTAGACTCGAACTCGTTGCGGGCTCGTTTCCCAAGCTCCAGCTTGGGAGTATAAGTAGCTGAAATAATAGGTTTATTTGTGCTGACCCATAGGTTTTGGAAAATCAGGCATCAAGGGTGTTAATGATTAAGACTGGAAATTTTTGGATAAATTATTTATAAAATAAAGTAAGTTTGATTAGCTGAAAAATAAGTGCTATTTTTTTTAGCAGTTATTTTCTATAATCTGTTTAAAAAAGATTAGAAAGAAAACAAGATCGTCCATGTCTGATTTGAATATAAAAAAAAGTTTTATCAATGCTGTTCTTGTTTTGTTTGTTTCAGTTGCAGCTCTTGGAATTTCTCTTTTTCTTTATATTTACTGGTTTGTAACAGTAAAACAAGGAATTATCGGTCTTTCTGAAAAATTTAATCTTCATAATGAATATATTTTCGGGCCGGAAACCTGGAGTGTAATTCTTATTCTTTCGCTTCTGGTTGCTTTGATTATTTTTGGACTTTTTGTGATTTATATTTATTTTCAAAAAATGTTTTTGCTTTACAGGCTCCAGAGAAATTTTTTTAGGGGTTTTACCCATGAGCTTAAAACACCTGTTACTTCAATTTCTCTTTATATAGATACATTCTCAAAGCATGAGCTGGATAGAAGCTCTCAACTTAAATATTTGGAATATATGCAAAAAGATGTAAAAAGGCTTTACTCTCAGATTCAAAGAATTTTAAATCTTGCAAGACTTGAAACTAAAATTGACAAACTGAGCTTTGATAGAGTTAATTTAGGTGATTTTATAAAAGAGACATATAATTCATATAGAAATATAAAAATGAACCTTGATCTTAAAGTTGAAGAAAAAGATATTAATATTGATATAGATAAAGGTCTTTTTCAAATGCTTTTAACCAATATTTTTAATAATGCCATAAAATATAATGATAATAAACCTAATTTAAAAGTAAGTTTTAAATTAAAAAAGAAAAAGTTGTTTGTGTTTTTTTCCGACAATGGAAAAGGTTTAAAAAAAAGGGAAAGTAAAAAAATATTCAGGCAGTTTTATCAAGTAGATAAAAATGAAAAAAAACAAGGAACCGGTCTTGGGCTTTATCTTTCGCAAATGATAGCAAAAAGGCATAAAGGAGTTTTATCCGCCAAAAGTGAAGGGCTGAATAAAGGAACAACAATTATTTTGGCTCTTAAGTTGAGGAATTAAAATGAAAAAAATCTTGGTAATTGAAGATGAGGTTCATATTGCAGATGGAATAAAACTTAATCTTGAGCTTTCAGGTTATCAATGTTTTATTGCAGATACAGGTTACCAAGGGTTGAAAATTTTTGAAGTGGAAAAACCTGATCTTGTTATTCTTGATTTGATGCTTCCAGATATTGATGGAATGGAAATTCTAAAATTTTTTAGGATTAAAAACAGGATTATGCCTGTGCTGATTTTATCTGCAAGGGGAGAAGTCGAAGACAGAAAGATCGGATTAAGTTTCGGCTGCGATGATTATATGTCAAAGCCTTTTGACCTTGAAGAACTTGAATTGAGAGTAAAAAGACTTTTATTTAGATACGAGAACACAAAGAATGAACAAAAGAACTTTCAGTTTGGAAAAAACATTATTGATTTTAAAATGAGGCAGGCTGTTACTAAAAACGAGAAAATTTCACTTACTGAACAGGAAATCAGCATTTTAAAATATCTTATTGATAACTCAGGTAAACCTGTAACAAGGGAGGAGATACTTATAAATGCCCTTGGCTATGAGGTTGATGTACAAAGCCGTACAATTGATAATTTTATAGTAAGATTTAGAAAATATTTTGAAAAAAACCCAAAAAAGCCAAGTTTTTTTAAAAGTATAAGGTCTGTTGGATATATGTTTGATCCAGAAGAAAAGAATTAATTATCAAACCTGTTGAGGTAAACAACCATACTTCCGCTTGCCTTCATGGAAATATTCTCCCATTTGTAAGCCAGCACTTTTTTTTCATTAATCATTTCTTTTACCAAATCTTCTGTTAATTGTGGGATAACCGCACCAAATTCAGAATGTTTACCTTTACCTGTTATAATTTTTAATGTGAAATAGCCTTCCTTAAATGAGGATAGAATAAAGTTTTCAAGCTTGAGTTTTGCTTGGATAAAAGTAAACCCATGAAGATCAAGGGTCAGTTCGGGTAGGGGATATCTTGAAAGCCTTTTCTCCAGTGAGATAGGTTTTGATTGAGGTGCTCCTTGTTTTTTTGCATTTAAAAAAGCCCTCTCATTGTCTGCTGGGTGTTTTATTAATTTTTTTTCTTTAGTTGAAATAAAAAAGTCATTTAAGTCAGATGCTTTTCTTATAATCTTAATACCGTGTTTGTTTTTTAAACTTGAGGTAATTGTTTTTTTCTTTTTGATCTTAGGCTTTACAGGAGTTGGCTTGACTTTCTTTTTACCTGTTTGTTGAAATTTAGGGTTTTTGAAAGCTTCTTCCAGGTTTTTTTCGTTATCAATAATAGGAATTTGATTTTTATTTGTCTGGATAGTTTTTTGTTTTTGAATTTTTTTAGGTCTAAAGTGTTTTTCTTTTTTTGGTCCATAATCCTTAGTTTTTTCAGAATTTTTATCTAAAATTAAATTTTCAGATTCTTGAATAAATTCTTTAAATTCTTTGTCTGAAATGATAGGAATTGATGTTTTTAGTAGGTTTTTTTTGTTTTCGTAAGGTTTCATTCCTTTAGAAATAATTTGTTCTTTTTTGTGAAAGGGAAGTTTTTTTCTTATTAATTTAAGTATATTTTTTTTCATAATTATCAAATGCTGTCAAAGTTTCCTGCTAGTATTTCTCTTGGTTTGGATCCCTGGGCAGGGCCTACAATATTATCTCTTTCCATATATTCAATTATTCTGGCAGCTCTGTTAAAGCCAATCCTTAAATGCCTTTGAACAGCTGAGATTGAAGATTGCCTTGTGCTTGTAACAAATTGAACAGCCCGGTCATAAAGGGGGTCGTAATCATCATCTGGGTATGATTCATTTTCAGTTTCAAAGTTTTCGGTCACATCATCAATATATTCAGGTTCCATTTGGCTTTTAAGAAAATCAATAACATTTGTAACTTCTTTTTCAGAAATATATGCTCCGTGGAGCCTTCTGATTCTTGAAGTTCCCGGAGGAAGAAAAATCATATCACCATTTCCAAGAAGGGCTTCAGCTCCGTTTGTGTCAAGGATTGTTCTTGAATCTGTTTTTGAAGAAACCTGAAATGATATTCTTGTGGGAAAGTTTGCTTTTATTACCCCTGTAAGTACATCAACAGAGGGTCTTTGTGTTGCAAGGATAAGATGAATTCCAGAAGCCCTTGCCATCTGGGCAAGTCTTGCAAGTGCAGTTTCAACATCTCTTGAAGACACCATCATCAGATCTGCAAGTTCATCAATTATTATTACAATATAAGGGAGCTTTTCTTCAGAAACAGCATTATATTGAGCTATGTTTCTTACTTTTTCCATTGAAAGGAGATCGTATCTTTGCTCCATTTCGTTTACTGCCCAGTTAAGTGCATTTGTGGCTTTTTTCATATCAGTTACAACTGGGGTGATAAGATGTGGAATGTCATTATAGAGTGAAAGTTCAATTCTTTTTGGATCAATCATTAAAAGCTTAACTTCCTCAGGTGAACATTTGTACAAAAGGCTTGTTATCATTGAGTTTAGACAGACACTTTTACCGGTTCCTGTAGCTCCGGCTATAAGTAAATGGGGCATTTTCGAAAGATCTGAAACAAAAGGATTTCCATCTATATCCTTTCCTAAGCATAAAGGCAGTCCACCCTTGGTTGTTTCAAAAACTTCAGACTCAATAATTTCTCTTATTCTTACTATTTCTCTTTTTTTATTTGGAACTTCAATTCCAATGACATTTTTTCCGGGGATAGGTGCTACTATTCTTACACTTAAAGCACTTAATGCAAGGGCAATATCATTTTCTAGATTAACAATTTTGCTTATTTTTATCCCTGGAGCAGGTTTGTATTCAAAAGTTGTTATTACAGGGCCCGGAGCAATTTCTTTTACTTCCCCTTTAATGGAAAAGTCCTCAAGTTTTTTTTCTAGCTTTCTTGCCTGATCCTTGAGAAATTTTGTATCAATATCTTCAGTTTCTCTTGAGGGAGGAATCAAAAAATCAGCAACTGGTCTTGCTGTATACGAGTTTTTCGATTTTAAGACACTGGGCTTTTGAGCTTTCTTGTCTATTTTCCAACCTTCTTTTTCACTGATTTCTTTTTCTTTTATATGGGTACTTTGAAAAGTTTCTTTTATTGGTGAATCATTTTTTAAAACCAGAGAGTTGTTTTCGTTATTTTTTAAATCTTCATTTTGCTTTTGGCTGATAGGTTCTTCTTTGTCCTTTCTATGGCTTTGTCTTATAAGAGGCTCTTTTTTATCTTTAAACACTATTTTTTCTATGGTGGTATCAGCCAAACTTTCTAGTGAATCAAGTTTTTCTGTTACAGAATCAATAAGGTTTTCATATTTTATTTTAGCTTCTATATATTTTTTTGAAATACTTAAGCCTGCAAGTATGAGAGCAGGCATGGCATTTGATGTGAGGTGACTTTTTGGCATGTTATTAAAAGCACGATTGATTTCTTTTAAAATCATACCCTCAACCTGCTTTGGGTTTTTCACCTTGTCTTCTGCTTTAAATTTATATTTTGAACCAGCTAAGCTT is a genomic window containing:
- a CDS encoding IS66 family insertion sequence element accessory protein TnpB, which encodes MKPKSNRSNADLKNFWKTHISKWEISGLTQAEYCRINNLKNTRFTYWKLKFKKENLPLSVVEISQASINKVFNINKNSIITLHSKSGFHLNIPDDFSSDTLKQILLVLKEV
- a CDS encoding IS66 family transposase: MTATDKKHIETADRTEELIKSFLLKEEKYLSEIDLLKEQIKLLKAALFGKKSEKKPVENDRQLTFFDSIKVLPENILSDDEEIEIKPHTRKKRGRKPIPDNLPRVEVIHDIDEKDKKCECGCMKSCIGREESEQLDIIPAKIRVIKNVRLKYACKACEGVESNGPTVITAQMPEQIIQKCIGTPGLIAHVLIAKFVDALPFYRQEKQFSRIGVKIPRATMCNWAQKIADSFDLLLEIMRKEILSGPLINIDETTVQVIKEPGRSSQTKSYMWVFQGGPPEKTCIIFEYHPTRSGDAASKFVKNYKGVVQTDGYAGYNFLDKLEHIIHAGCFAHSRRKFCEVIKAAGKSKGGIKKKGYADQAINYIRKLYKIEKEAKLENITGDALYKLRQEKTKPVLSEFKEWLDAVSKITPPTGLLGKAVNYTLNQWHRLIAYADTSCASPDNNLAENAVRPFVLGRKNWLFSYTPEGASASAALYNIIETAKANNIEPYWYLRHLLEKLPDALHEEDYKALLPQYINKNVLPDINSIS
- a CDS encoding Smr/MutS family protein, whose amino-acid sequence is MKKNILKLIRKKLPFHKKEQIISKGMKPYENKKNLLKTSIPIISDKEFKEFIQESENLILDKNSEKTKDYGPKKEKHFRPKKIQKQKTIQTNKNQIPIIDNEKNLEEAFKNPKFQQTGKKKVKPTPVKPKIKKKKTITSSLKNKHGIKIIRKASDLNDFFISTKEKKLIKHPADNERAFLNAKKQGAPQSKPISLEKRLSRYPLPELTLDLHGFTFIQAKLKLENFILSSFKEGYFTLKIITGKGKHSEFGAVIPQLTEDLVKEMINEKKVLAYKWENISMKASGSMVVYLNRFDN
- the tnpB gene encoding IS66 family insertion sequence element accessory protein TnpB (TnpB, as the term is used for proteins encoded by IS66 family insertion elements, is considered an accessory protein, since TnpC, encoded by a neighboring gene, is a DDE family transposase.); the encoded protein is MLELAAVLRVYLVLGATDMRKSINGLSLLVSEYFNLDPFSGHMFVFSNKKRNIVKILYWDTNGFCLWHKRLEKDFFKWPSSKEEVISVGKKELIWLIQGLNIHQTDAHKKLKYKAVF
- a CDS encoding response regulator transcription factor; the encoded protein is MKKILVIEDEVHIADGIKLNLELSGYQCFIADTGYQGLKIFEVEKPDLVILDLMLPDIDGMEILKFFRIKNRIMPVLILSARGEVEDRKIGLSFGCDDYMSKPFDLEELELRVKRLLFRYENTKNEQKNFQFGKNIIDFKMRQAVTKNEKISLTEQEISILKYLIDNSGKPVTREEILINALGYEVDVQSRTIDNFIVRFRKYFEKNPKKPSFFKSIRSVGYMFDPEEKN
- a CDS encoding HAMP domain-containing sensor histidine kinase, whose protein sequence is MSDLNIKKSFINAVLVLFVSVAALGISLFLYIYWFVTVKQGIIGLSEKFNLHNEYIFGPETWSVILILSLLVALIIFGLFVIYIYFQKMFLLYRLQRNFFRGFTHELKTPVTSISLYIDTFSKHELDRSSQLKYLEYMQKDVKRLYSQIQRILNLARLETKIDKLSFDRVNLGDFIKETYNSYRNIKMNLDLKVEEKDINIDIDKGLFQMLLTNIFNNAIKYNDNKPNLKVSFKLKKKKLFVFFSDNGKGLKKRESKKIFRQFYQVDKNEKKQGTGLGLYLSQMIAKRHKGVLSAKSEGLNKGTTIILALKLRN
- a CDS encoding DNA translocase FtsK; this translates as MQSNNLSDDNRIIEISLAGSKYKFKAEDKVKNPKQVEGMILKEINRAFNNMPKSHLTSNAMPALILAGLSISKKYIEAKIKYENLIDSVTEKLDSLESLADTTIEKIVFKDKKEPLIRQSHRKDKEEPISQKQNEDLKNNENNSLVLKNDSPIKETFQSTHIKEKEISEKEGWKIDKKAQKPSVLKSKNSYTARPVADFLIPPSRETEDIDTKFLKDQARKLEKKLEDFSIKGEVKEIAPGPVITTFEYKPAPGIKISKIVNLENDIALALSALSVRIVAPIPGKNVIGIEVPNKKREIVRIREIIESEVFETTKGGLPLCLGKDIDGNPFVSDLSKMPHLLIAGATGTGKSVCLNSMITSLLYKCSPEEVKLLMIDPKRIELSLYNDIPHLITPVVTDMKKATNALNWAVNEMEQRYDLLSMEKVRNIAQYNAVSEEKLPYIVIIIDELADLMMVSSRDVETALARLAQMARASGIHLILATQRPSVDVLTGVIKANFPTRISFQVSSKTDSRTILDTNGAEALLGNGDMIFLPPGTSRIRRLHGAYISEKEVTNVIDFLKSQMEPEYIDDVTENFETENESYPDDDYDPLYDRAVQFVTSTRQSSISAVQRHLRIGFNRAARIIEYMERDNIVGPAQGSKPREILAGNFDSI